The genomic window CATGGGGCTGTTGGGCGAATTCATGTGCAGCAGTTGCGCGCGGTCCTGCTGGATGACCAGGAAGGCGACCGGTTCGACCGATACGCCACCCCCGGCTCCCCGCTTCTGATCGGCCTCGCCGCCGAATCCCCCGGCGCCGAACCCCAGGGACAGCCTGGAAACCGGGACCACCCAGGAATCGCCGATTTGCATCGGTTT from Gemmatimonadota bacterium includes these protein-coding regions:
- a CDS encoding sporulation protein; this encodes MPVNEMIQTMLEELRQIADTEVHVGKPMQIGDSWVVPVSRLSLGFGAGGFGGEADQKRGAGGGVSVEPVAFLVIQQDRAQLLHMNSPNSPMGKLLDIMPDVIEELKRYTRKDKDGDQ